Proteins encoded within one genomic window of Citrobacter amalonaticus Y19:
- a CDS encoding SLC13 family permease — MSLWFSHPLFLPSLVVLVTILLWATSLLPEFITALLFFTVAMVAKIAPPDVIFGGFASSAFWLVFSGFVLGVAIRKTGLADRAARALSSRLTESWPLMVSSVVLLSYALAFVMPSNMGRIALLMPVVAAMAKRAGILDGTRAWYGLALAVGFGTFQLSATILPANVPNLVMSGAAEGSYGIHLNYLPYLLLHTPVLGWLKGGLLIALICWLFPGKPHAPRELTPPEPMSRDEKRLAWMLAVVLVMWVSESWHGIGPAWTGLAAAVITLLPRVGFINGEEFSAGLNIRTCIYVAGILGLASVVTQTGIGDAVGEALLHVMPLDPEKPFTSFLALTGITTALNFIMTANGVPALYTTLAQSFSEATQFPLLSVIMIQVLGYSTPLLPYQASPIVVAMALGRVPARAGMLLCLVLAVATYLVLLPLDYAWFNLLGKL; from the coding sequence ATGTCGCTCTGGTTTTCACACCCTCTGTTTCTGCCCTCGCTGGTGGTGCTGGTCACCATCCTGCTCTGGGCGACCTCGCTCTTGCCGGAATTTATCACCGCGCTGCTGTTTTTCACCGTGGCGATGGTGGCGAAAATCGCCCCACCGGACGTCATCTTTGGCGGCTTTGCCTCGTCGGCATTCTGGCTGGTATTCAGCGGCTTTGTGCTGGGCGTGGCGATCCGTAAAACCGGACTGGCAGACAGAGCGGCAAGAGCACTGTCCTCACGGCTGACGGAGTCCTGGCCGCTGATGGTTTCAAGCGTGGTGCTGTTGAGCTATGCGCTGGCGTTTGTGATGCCTTCCAATATGGGACGTATCGCGCTGCTGATGCCCGTCGTTGCCGCGATGGCGAAACGCGCCGGGATCCTCGATGGCACTCGCGCGTGGTATGGCCTGGCGCTTGCCGTGGGTTTTGGCACTTTTCAGCTTTCCGCTACCATTCTGCCAGCCAACGTGCCGAACCTGGTGATGAGTGGGGCGGCGGAAGGGTCGTACGGCATCCACCTGAACTATCTGCCTTATCTGCTGCTGCATACGCCGGTATTAGGCTGGCTGAAAGGTGGACTGTTGATTGCGCTGATCTGCTGGCTGTTTCCCGGAAAACCCCATGCGCCGCGTGAACTCACACCGCCGGAACCGATGAGCCGCGATGAAAAACGACTGGCCTGGATGCTGGCAGTGGTGCTGGTAATGTGGGTCAGCGAAAGCTGGCATGGCATTGGCCCGGCATGGACCGGACTGGCGGCGGCAGTCATCACCCTGTTACCGCGCGTTGGGTTTATCAACGGAGAGGAGTTTTCCGCGGGACTTAACATCCGCACCTGCATTTATGTTGCCGGTATTCTTGGACTGGCGAGCGTGGTGACGCAAACCGGCATTGGCGATGCGGTTGGTGAGGCGCTGCTGCACGTGATGCCGCTGGACCCGGAGAAACCGTTCACCAGTTTTCTCGCCCTGACCGGCATCACCACCGCGCTTAACTTTATCATGACCGCCAACGGCGTTCCGGCGCTGTATACCACCCTGGCGCAGAGCTTTTCTGAGGCAACGCAGTTTCCGCTGTTGTCGGTGATTATGATTCAGGTGCTGGGCTACTCAACGCCGCTGTTGCCGTATCAGGCATCGCCTATTGTGGTGGCGATGGCGCTGGGAAGAGTGCCGGCGAGGGCCGGGATGCTGCTGTGTCTGGTGCTGGCGGTGGCGACCTATCTGGTCCTGCTGCCACTGGACTATGCGTGGTTTAATTTATTAGGGAAATTGTAG
- a CDS encoding DASS family sodium-coupled anion symporter encodes MDRLTPIRGWPAIISIVITLTIWFIIPCPADVTPQAWHLLALFIGTIAAIIGKAMPIGAIAVVAIMLVAMTGVTNPGKPAAALNDALSGFSNQLIWLIGLSIMLSQSLLKTGLGARIGYGFIALFGKRTLGIAWALTLAETLIAPVTPSNTARGGGIIHPVMRAIADSLGSQPGDSENGSTGRYLALVNYNINPISSAMFITATAPNPLIVTFLTQGTDGVLNMTWGMWAIAALLPAVVSLLVMPIVIWWLYPPAITRTPNAPQFARQKLDLLGPLSLAEKITLGVFILLLCLWAGVPAMIMGSGWTVNPTSAALIGLSILLVTGVLNWEDILKCRGAWDTIVWFAALVMMADFLSKLGLVGWLATSVGTAINHLGVHWSIATLLLILLYVYSHYFFASTTAHITAMFSAFFIAGLGLGAPPALLGLMLGFSSSLMMSLTHYGTGTAPIIFGSGYATLAEWWKTGLVMSVVNLTIWAVTGAFWWHWLGYW; translated from the coding sequence ATGGACAGATTGACCCCTATTCGCGGTTGGCCCGCCATTATCTCTATCGTTATCACACTGACTATCTGGTTTATCATCCCCTGTCCTGCGGATGTGACGCCACAGGCGTGGCATCTGCTGGCGCTGTTTATCGGCACTATCGCGGCCATTATCGGTAAAGCCATGCCCATTGGGGCGATTGCCGTTGTGGCTATCATGCTGGTGGCGATGACCGGCGTGACGAATCCCGGTAAGCCCGCGGCGGCGCTTAACGATGCGCTGAGCGGTTTTTCCAACCAACTGATCTGGTTGATTGGCTTATCGATCATGCTGTCGCAAAGCTTGCTGAAAACAGGACTTGGCGCGCGCATCGGCTACGGGTTTATTGCGTTGTTTGGTAAGCGGACCTTAGGTATCGCATGGGCATTAACGCTCGCAGAAACGCTGATTGCTCCCGTCACCCCAAGCAACACGGCGCGCGGTGGCGGTATTATCCACCCGGTTATGCGTGCCATCGCCGACAGCCTCGGGTCGCAGCCTGGCGACAGTGAAAATGGCTCAACGGGCCGCTATCTGGCGCTGGTGAATTACAACATTAACCCCATCAGTTCGGCGATGTTCATCACCGCAACCGCTCCTAACCCTCTCATTGTCACCTTTTTGACTCAGGGGACGGATGGCGTACTGAACATGACCTGGGGGATGTGGGCCATTGCGGCGCTCCTTCCGGCGGTGGTCTCGCTGCTGGTGATGCCCATCGTCATCTGGTGGCTCTATCCGCCCGCCATTACCCGCACGCCCAATGCGCCGCAGTTCGCCCGACAAAAGCTGGATCTTCTCGGCCCGCTGTCGCTGGCAGAGAAAATCACGCTGGGGGTGTTCATTTTGCTGCTCTGCCTGTGGGCTGGCGTTCCCGCGATGATTATGGGCAGTGGCTGGACCGTGAACCCCACCAGCGCGGCGCTGATCGGATTATCGATTCTGCTGGTGACGGGGGTCTTAAACTGGGAGGACATTCTTAAGTGTCGCGGTGCCTGGGATACCATTGTCTGGTTTGCCGCGCTGGTGATGATGGCGGATTTCCTCAGCAAGCTGGGGCTGGTCGGCTGGCTGGCGACGAGTGTGGGGACGGCTATCAATCATCTTGGCGTTCACTGGAGTATCGCGACGCTGCTGTTGATCCTGCTTTACGTCTATTCTCACTACTTTTTCGCCAGCACCACGGCGCATATCACGGCCATGTTCTCTGCCTTCTTCATCGCAGGGTTAGGTCTGGGTGCACCACCGGCCTTGCTGGGGCTGATGCTCGGTTTCTCCTCCTCGCTGATGATGTCGCTCACCCACTATGGCACGGGCACTGCGCCGATTATTTTTGGCTCTGGCTACGCCACGCTGGCGGAATGGTGGAAGACGGGGCTGGTGATGAGTGTGGTGAACCTGACTATCTGGGCGGTGACCGGGGCTTTCTGGTGGCACTGGCTGGGGTATTGGTAA
- the tpiA gene encoding triose-phosphate isomerase, producing the protein MRHPLVMGNWKLNGSRHMVNELIANLRTELAGVAGCAVAIAPPEMYIDLAKHAAAGSHILLGAQNVDLNLSGAFTGETSAEMLKDIGAQYIIIGHSERRTYHKESDELIAKKFAVLKEQGLTPVLCIGETEAENEAGKTEEVCARQIDAVLKTQGAAAFEGVVIAYEPVWAIGTGKSATPAQAQAVHKFIRDHIAKADAKIAEQVIIQYGGSVNAANAAELFTQPDIDGALVGGASLKADAFAVIVKAAEAAKQA; encoded by the coding sequence ATGCGACATCCTTTAGTGATGGGTAACTGGAAACTGAACGGCAGCCGCCACATGGTAAACGAACTGATTGCTAACCTGCGTACAGAGCTGGCTGGCGTCGCAGGCTGCGCGGTAGCGATCGCGCCGCCGGAAATGTACATCGACCTGGCAAAACATGCTGCGGCCGGTAGCCATATCCTCCTGGGCGCGCAGAACGTTGACCTGAACCTGTCCGGCGCATTTACCGGTGAAACAAGCGCTGAAATGCTGAAAGACATCGGTGCCCAGTACATCATCATCGGCCACTCTGAGCGTCGTACTTACCACAAAGAGTCTGACGAACTGATCGCGAAAAAATTCGCCGTGCTGAAAGAGCAGGGTCTGACGCCGGTTCTGTGCATCGGTGAAACCGAAGCCGAAAACGAAGCGGGCAAAACGGAAGAAGTGTGCGCACGTCAGATTGACGCGGTTCTGAAAACCCAGGGCGCTGCGGCATTCGAAGGCGTGGTTATCGCTTACGAACCTGTTTGGGCAATCGGTACCGGCAAATCCGCAACGCCTGCGCAGGCACAGGCTGTTCACAAATTCATCCGTGACCACATTGCTAAAGCAGACGCGAAAATTGCTGAGCAGGTCATCATCCAGTACGGCGGTTCCGTAAACGCAGCCAATGCGGCAGAACTGTTCACTCAGCCGGACATCGACGGCGCGCTGGTTGGCGGTGCTTCTCTGAAAGCTGACGCTTTCGCTGTGATCGTAAAAGCGGCTGAAGCGGCAAAACAGGCGTAA
- a CDS encoding YiiQ family protein: protein MKPGCSLFLLLFSAIFSSAPTLAAESLTATTAPYLIAGAPTFDLSISQFRENFNTQNPKLTLNEFRAIDSNRDKANLTRAASKINENLYASTALERGTLKIKSMQITWLPIQGPEQKAAKAKALEYMAAVIRTIAPLLTKEQSQKKLQKLLTAGKNKRYYAETEGAIRYVVADNGEKGLTFAVEPIKLALSENLDGSNSP, encoded by the coding sequence ATGAAGCCAGGATGTTCACTGTTTTTATTATTGTTTTCTGCGATATTCTCCAGCGCTCCGACGCTGGCGGCTGAGTCATTGACGGCCACCACTGCCCCGTATTTGATCGCCGGCGCCCCCACGTTTGACCTTTCCATCAGCCAGTTTCGCGAAAACTTTAATACGCAAAATCCGAAGCTTACCTTAAACGAATTCCGCGCGATCGACAGCAACCGCGACAAAGCCAACCTCACTCGTGCGGCCAGCAAAATTAATGAAAACCTCTATGCTTCGACCGCCCTTGAGCGCGGGACATTGAAGATCAAGAGCATGCAGATAACCTGGCTGCCGATTCAGGGGCCGGAACAGAAAGCGGCGAAAGCTAAAGCGCTGGAGTATATGGCGGCGGTGATCCGCACCATCGCCCCCTTGCTAACCAAAGAGCAGAGCCAGAAAAAGCTGCAAAAGCTGCTTACCGCCGGGAAAAATAAGCGCTATTACGCAGAGACCGAAGGCGCAATTCGCTATGTTGTCGCAGATAACGGCGAAAAGGGGCTGACCTTCGCAGTTGAACCGATTAAGCTGGCGTTATCTGAAAACCTGGACGGGTCCAATTCCCCCTAA
- a CDS encoding DUF805 domain-containing protein: MTLQQWLFSFKGRIGRRDFWIWIALWIVSMVVLFSLESQKLLPDQIAPFALVCLLWPTASVTVKRLHDRGRSGLWALLIILAWMLLAGNWAILPGMWQWVVGRFVPTLILIMTIIDLGAFVGTQGENKYGKDTQDVKFR; encoded by the coding sequence ATGACCTTACAGCAGTGGTTATTCTCATTTAAAGGGCGTATTGGACGCCGTGATTTCTGGATCTGGATTGCGCTGTGGATTGTCAGCATGGTGGTTTTATTTTCGCTCGAGAGTCAAAAATTACTCCCCGATCAGATAGCCCCCTTTGCCCTTGTGTGTCTGCTCTGGCCGACGGCGTCGGTTACGGTGAAGCGTCTGCACGATCGCGGGCGTTCAGGGTTGTGGGCGTTATTGATTATTCTTGCCTGGATGCTGTTAGCCGGCAACTGGGCCATTCTTCCGGGGATGTGGCAATGGGTGGTCGGACGCTTTGTCCCGACGCTTATCCTCATCATGACGATTATCGATCTGGGGGCGTTTGTCGGCACCCAGGGCGAAAATAAATACGGTAAAGACACCCAGGATGTGAAGTTCAGGTAA
- the fpr gene encoding ferredoxin--NADP(+) reductase encodes MADWVTGKVTKVQNWTDALFSLTVHAPVHPFTAGQFTKLGLEIDSERVQRAYSYVNAPDNPNLEFYLVTVPDGKLSPRLAALKPGDEVQVVSEAAGFFVLDEVPDCDTLWMLATGTAIGPYLSILQLGKDLDRFKHLVLVHAARYAADLSYLPLMQELQTRYEGKLRIQTVVSRETVAGSLTGRVPALIESGELEKAVGLPMDKETSHVMLCGNPQMVRDTQQLLKETRQMTKHLRRRPGHMTAEHYW; translated from the coding sequence ATGGCAGATTGGGTAACAGGCAAAGTCACAAAGGTACAGAACTGGACCGATGCCCTGTTTAGTCTGACCGTTCACGCCCCCGTTCATCCCTTCACCGCAGGTCAATTTACCAAGCTCGGTCTTGAGATTGACAGCGAGCGCGTCCAGCGCGCTTACTCGTATGTGAATGCCCCTGATAATCCGAATCTGGAGTTTTACCTGGTCACCGTACCTGACGGTAAGCTGAGCCCGCGTCTGGCTGCACTGAAGCCTGGCGATGAGGTACAGGTGGTGAGCGAAGCCGCTGGTTTCTTTGTGCTGGATGAGGTGCCGGACTGCGACACATTGTGGATGCTGGCAACCGGCACCGCCATCGGCCCCTATTTATCGATTCTGCAACTGGGTAAAGATCTCGATCGCTTCAAGCACCTGGTCCTGGTCCATGCCGCGCGCTACGCCGCTGATTTAAGCTACCTGCCGCTGATGCAGGAACTGCAAACGCGCTATGAAGGCAAACTGCGGATCCAGACGGTGGTAAGCCGTGAGACGGTCGCAGGTTCATTGACCGGTCGCGTTCCGGCGCTGATTGAAAGTGGCGAACTGGAAAAAGCGGTAGGCTTACCAATGGATAAAGAGACCAGCCATGTGATGCTATGCGGGAATCCGCAGATGGTACGCGACACGCAGCAGTTGCTGAAAGAGACCCGGCAAATGACTAAACATTTGCGCCGCCGACCGGGTCATATGACCGCAGAACACTACTGGTAA
- the glpX gene encoding class II fructose-bisphosphatase, which yields MRRELAIEFSRVTEAAALAGYKWLGRGDKNTADGAAVNAMRIMLNQVNIDGTIVIGEGEIDEAPMLYIGEKVGTGRGDAVDIAVDPIEGTRMTAMGQANALAVLAVGDKGCFLNAPDMYMEKLIVGPGAKGSIDLNLPLEENLRNIANALGKPLGELTVTILAKPRHDEVIAEMAKLGVRVFAIPDGDVAASILTCMPDSEVDVLYGIGGAPEGVVSAAVIRALDGDMQGRLLARHDVKGDSEENRRIGEQELARCQAMGIEAGKALRLDDMARSDNVIFSATGITKGDLLEGISRKGNIATTETLLIRGKSRTIRRIQSIHYLDRKDPDVQTHIL from the coding sequence ATGAGACGAGAACTTGCCATCGAATTTTCCCGCGTAACCGAAGCGGCGGCGCTGGCTGGCTATAAATGGTTGGGACGCGGTGACAAAAACACCGCCGACGGCGCGGCGGTTAACGCCATGCGCATTATGCTAAACCAGGTCAACATTGACGGGACCATCGTGATCGGTGAAGGCGAGATCGACGAAGCGCCGATGCTCTACATCGGTGAGAAAGTCGGTACCGGTCGCGGCGACGCGGTGGATATTGCCGTCGACCCCATCGAAGGCACGCGAATGACGGCGATGGGCCAGGCCAACGCGCTGGCCGTTCTGGCCGTCGGTGACAAGGGTTGCTTCCTGAACGCGCCGGATATGTACATGGAAAAGCTGATTGTCGGGCCCGGCGCAAAGGGCAGCATCGATCTCAATCTGCCGCTGGAAGAGAACCTGCGCAATATTGCCAACGCGCTGGGCAAACCGCTTGGCGAACTGACGGTGACGATTCTGGCAAAACCGCGCCATGATGAGGTAATCGCAGAGATGGCGAAGCTGGGCGTACGCGTATTCGCGATTCCTGATGGCGATGTGGCAGCGTCTATCCTGACCTGTATGCCGGACAGCGAAGTGGATGTGCTGTACGGGATTGGCGGCGCGCCGGAAGGCGTAGTGTCCGCTGCGGTGATCCGCGCACTGGATGGCGACATGCAGGGCCGTCTGCTGGCGCGTCATGATGTCAAAGGCGACAGCGAAGAGAACCGCCGTATCGGCGAGCAGGAGCTGGCGCGCTGTCAGGCAATGGGCATCGAGGCCGGTAAAGCGCTGCGTCTGGATGACATGGCGCGCAGCGACAACGTCATTTTCTCTGCGACCGGTATCACTAAAGGCGATCTGCTGGAAGGGATCAGCCGTAAAGGCAATATCGCGACCACCGAAACGCTGCTGATCCGCGGTAAATCACGTACCATCCGCCGCATTCAGTCGATTCACTATCTCGATCGCAAAGACCCGGACGTGCAGACGCATATCCTTTAA
- the glpK gene encoding glycerol kinase GlpK, translated as MTEKKYIVALDQGTTSSRAVVMDHDANIVSVSQREFEQIYPKAGWVEHDPMEIWATQSSTLVEVLAKADISSDQIAAIGITNQRETTIVWERETGKPIYNAIVWQCRRTAEICERLKRDGMEEYVRNNTGLVIDPYFSGTKVKWILDHVEGSRERARRGELLFGTVDTWLIWKMTQGRVHVTDYTNASRTMLFNIHTLDWDDKMLDALDIPRAMLPEVRRSSEVYGQTNIGGKGGTRIPISGIAGDQQAALFGQLCVKEGMAKNTYGTGCFMLMNTGEKAVKSENGLLTTIACGPSGEVNYALEGAVFMAGASIQWLRDEMKLISDAFDSEYFATKVKDTNGVYVVPAFTGLGAPYWDPYARGAIFGLTRGVNSNHIIRATLESIAYQTRDVLEAMQADSGIRLHALRVDGGAVANNFLMQFQSDILGTRVERPEVREVTALGAAYLAGLAVGFWQNLDELQEKAVIEREFRPGIETTERNYRYSGWKKAVKRALAWEDHEE; from the coding sequence ATGACTGAGAAAAAGTATATCGTTGCGCTCGACCAGGGAACCACCAGCTCCCGCGCCGTCGTGATGGATCATGATGCCAATATTGTGAGCGTTTCACAGCGCGAATTTGAGCAGATCTACCCGAAAGCAGGCTGGGTAGAACACGACCCGATGGAAATCTGGGCAACACAAAGCTCTACTCTGGTGGAAGTGCTGGCCAAAGCGGACATCAGTTCCGATCAGATTGCAGCTATCGGGATTACTAACCAGCGTGAAACCACCATCGTCTGGGAGCGTGAAACCGGTAAACCTATCTATAACGCGATTGTCTGGCAGTGCCGCCGTACCGCGGAGATCTGCGAGCGCCTGAAGCGCGATGGCATGGAAGAGTACGTCCGCAATAACACCGGTCTGGTCATTGACCCGTATTTTTCCGGCACCAAAGTGAAGTGGATCCTCGACCACGTCGAAGGCTCCCGTGAGCGCGCACGTCGCGGCGAACTGCTGTTCGGTACCGTTGATACCTGGCTTATCTGGAAAATGACTCAGGGACGCGTACACGTAACGGATTACACCAACGCCTCACGGACTATGCTGTTCAACATCCACACGCTGGACTGGGACGACAAAATGCTGGATGCGCTGGATATTCCGCGTGCCATGCTGCCGGAAGTACGTCGTTCTTCTGAAGTCTACGGTCAGACCAACATCGGCGGTAAAGGCGGCACGCGTATTCCTATCTCCGGCATCGCCGGTGACCAGCAGGCTGCGCTGTTCGGCCAGCTGTGCGTGAAGGAAGGGATGGCGAAAAACACCTACGGCACCGGCTGCTTTATGCTGATGAACACCGGCGAGAAAGCGGTGAAGTCCGAAAACGGCCTGCTGACCACCATCGCCTGCGGCCCGAGCGGAGAAGTGAACTACGCGCTGGAAGGCGCCGTGTTTATGGCGGGCGCCTCCATTCAGTGGCTGCGTGATGAAATGAAGCTCATCAGCGACGCCTTCGATTCCGAGTATTTCGCGACCAAAGTGAAGGACACCAACGGCGTGTACGTCGTGCCGGCCTTTACGGGACTGGGCGCGCCTTACTGGGACCCGTATGCGCGTGGGGCGATCTTCGGTCTGACCCGTGGCGTGAACTCCAACCACATCATTCGCGCAACGCTGGAATCGATTGCCTACCAGACTCGCGACGTGCTGGAAGCGATGCAGGCAGACTCCGGCATTCGCCTGCACGCCCTGCGCGTGGACGGTGGCGCGGTCGCCAACAACTTCCTGATGCAGTTCCAGTCAGACATTCTCGGCACGCGCGTTGAACGTCCGGAAGTGCGTGAAGTGACGGCGCTGGGTGCAGCTTACCTGGCCGGTCTGGCCGTTGGTTTCTGGCAGAACCTTGATGAGTTGCAGGAGAAAGCGGTTATCGAACGTGAATTCCGCCCTGGCATCGAAACCACCGAGCGTAACTACCGTTACAGCGGCTGGAAGAAAGCGGTCAAACGCGCGCTGGCGTGGGAAGATCACGAAGAGTAA
- the glpF gene encoding glycerol uptake facilitator protein GlpF, translated as MSQTSTLKGQCIAEFLGTGLLIFFGVGCVAALKVAGASFGQWEISIIWGLGVAMAIYLTAGVSGAHLNPAVTIALWLFACFDKRKVVPFILSQFAGAFCAAALVYGLYYNLFADFEQTHHIVRGSIESVDLAGTFSTYPNPHINFVQAFAVEMVITAILMGLILALTDDGNGVPRGPLAPLLIGLLIAVIGASMGPLTGFAMNPARDIGPKAFAWLAGWGNVAFTGGKDIPYFLVPLFGPIVGAILGAFAYRKLIGRHLPCDTCAVEEKETTTTSQQKASL; from the coding sequence ATGAGTCAAACATCAACCTTAAAAGGCCAGTGCATTGCTGAATTCCTCGGTACCGGGTTGTTGATTTTCTTCGGTGTGGGGTGTGTCGCTGCGCTTAAAGTCGCGGGTGCGTCTTTTGGACAGTGGGAAATCAGCATCATCTGGGGACTGGGGGTAGCCATGGCTATCTACCTGACCGCAGGGGTATCTGGCGCGCATCTCAATCCGGCAGTCACCATCGCGTTGTGGCTGTTTGCGTGTTTCGACAAGCGCAAAGTTGTTCCTTTTATCCTTTCTCAATTTGCCGGTGCCTTTTGTGCAGCGGCGTTAGTTTACGGGCTTTACTACAACCTTTTTGCCGACTTCGAACAGACGCACCACATTGTACGTGGCAGCATTGAGAGTGTTGATCTGGCCGGCACTTTCTCAACGTATCCCAACCCACATATCAATTTTGTGCAGGCCTTCGCGGTTGAAATGGTGATTACCGCTATCCTGATGGGGCTTATCCTGGCGCTGACTGATGACGGTAACGGTGTACCGCGTGGCCCGCTGGCTCCTTTGTTGATTGGTTTACTGATTGCGGTTATCGGCGCATCCATGGGCCCACTGACCGGGTTTGCGATGAACCCGGCGCGTGATATTGGTCCGAAAGCGTTCGCCTGGCTCGCGGGCTGGGGTAATGTCGCCTTCACCGGTGGCAAAGATATTCCTTACTTCCTGGTGCCGCTGTTTGGCCCCATCGTTGGCGCTATTTTGGGCGCTTTTGCCTATCGCAAGCTGATCGGTCGCCATTTGCCGTGCGATACCTGTGCCGTGGAAGAGAAGGAAACCACGACCACTTCACAACAAAAAGCTTCGCTGTAA
- the zapB gene encoding septal ring assembly protein ZapB — MTMSLEVFEKLEAKVQQAIDTITLLQMEIEELKEKNNSLSQEVQSAQHGREELERENQSLKEQQNGWQDRLQALLGRMEEV; from the coding sequence ATGACCATGTCTTTAGAAGTGTTTGAGAAACTGGAAGCAAAAGTACAGCAGGCGATTGATACCATCACCTTGTTGCAGATGGAAATTGAAGAGCTGAAAGAGAAGAACAACTCGCTGTCACAGGAAGTGCAATCTGCACAGCACGGCCGCGAAGAGCTCGAGCGCGAAAATCAGTCTCTGAAAGAACAGCAGAATGGCTGGCAGGATCGTCTGCAGGCTCTCCTCGGCCGTATGGAAGAAGTCTGA
- a CDS encoding SDR family NAD(P)-dependent oxidoreductase — MHIDLTGKKALVTGASRGLGRAIALSLAKAGADVVITYEKSAEKAQAVANEITALGRHGEAIQANSANAQAIQNAVNHTIQSLGGLDILVNNAGIARGGPLESLSLEDIDALINVNIRGVVVAIQAALPHLPEGGRIINIGSCLANRVAQPGIAVYAMTKSALNSLTRGLARDLGPRGITVNLVHPGPTDSDMNPADGEQADSQRQLIATGHYGTPEDVAAAVTFLASPAAGQISGTGLDVDGGLNA, encoded by the coding sequence ATGCATATCGATCTGACAGGTAAAAAAGCGCTGGTCACCGGAGCCAGTCGTGGATTAGGGCGCGCTATTGCACTGTCGCTGGCGAAAGCCGGTGCTGATGTTGTTATAACCTATGAAAAATCTGCGGAGAAAGCCCAGGCCGTTGCCAATGAAATTACAGCACTCGGCCGCCATGGCGAGGCTATTCAGGCAAACAGTGCAAACGCTCAGGCTATTCAGAACGCCGTAAATCACACGATACAGTCACTAGGAGGATTAGATATTCTGGTCAACAACGCAGGGATCGCACGCGGTGGCCCGCTGGAGTCGCTGTCACTGGAAGACATCGACGCGTTGATTAACGTGAATATCCGTGGCGTGGTGGTAGCCATACAGGCCGCGTTGCCACATCTCCCTGAAGGTGGGCGAATTATCAATATTGGCAGTTGCCTTGCCAACCGTGTCGCCCAGCCGGGGATTGCTGTCTACGCGATGACTAAATCAGCGCTCAACTCGCTAACCCGTGGCCTGGCTCGTGATCTCGGCCCACGGGGTATTACCGTCAACCTTGTCCATCCCGGCCCAACGGACAGTGATATGAACCCAGCAGATGGCGAACAGGCGGACTCCCAACGACAGCTTATTGCGACAGGGCATTACGGTACACCGGAGGATGTTGCAGCGGCAGTGACGTTTCTGGCAAGCCCAGCGGCTGGGCAGATTTCCGGCACTGGTCTGGACGTGGATGGGGGTTTGAATGCCTGA
- the rraA gene encoding ribonuclease E activity regulator RraA, whose protein sequence is MKYDTSELCDIYQEDVNVVEPLFSNFGGRSSFGGQIVTVKCFEDNGLLYDLLEQNGRGRILLVDGGGSVRRALVDAELARLAVQNEWEGLVIYGAVRQVDDLEELDIGIQAIAAIPVGAAGEGIGESDVRVNFGGVTFFSGDHLYADNTGIILSEDPLDIE, encoded by the coding sequence ATGAAATACGATACTTCCGAGCTTTGTGACATCTATCAAGAAGATGTCAACGTCGTGGAACCACTGTTCTCCAACTTTGGAGGACGGTCGTCGTTTGGCGGACAAATCGTCACGGTGAAATGTTTCGAGGACAACGGGTTGCTGTATGATCTGCTCGAACAAAATGGTCGTGGTCGCATTCTGCTGGTCGATGGTGGCGGTTCTGTCCGTCGTGCGCTGGTCGATGCCGAACTGGCGCGTCTGGCTGTACAGAATGAATGGGAAGGACTGGTCATCTATGGCGCAGTGCGTCAGGTAGACGATCTGGAAGAGCTGGACATCGGCATTCAGGCGATTGCCGCGATTCCGGTAGGTGCAGCAGGTGAAGGGATTGGGGAAAGCGATGTCCGCGTCAATTTTGGCGGCGTGACGTTCTTCTCCGGCGACCATCTGTACGCCGACAATACGGGAATCATCCTCTCCGAAGACCCGCTCGATATCGAGTAA